In one Leptidea sinapis chromosome 25, ilLepSina1.1, whole genome shotgun sequence genomic region, the following are encoded:
- the LOC126971996 gene encoding uncharacterized protein LOC126971996, producing MLPVPGNPGNDYPTLDTIPKTSFSCAGKSPGYYADPQANCQVFRVCTAGSTYGFKSFLCPNVNTEVKHNLVSTPSPTILSKTIAIKRIIEGEQPGTHKSRITFKTWILKPKSSKLIDLVFSFLAESLNAARQYGNIATQSTSLTQASTEQQELKQAEAQTISSDINRHTSSQFSSNNNLSHNIRQSTSKLQQQPEITNHNSQNNLLNRPNIPKAQKLQKSSTPLQPINAKYYQPTSTQNSNTLNRFKSEPTQIYSGQLYQLPVPVVTREYYNSPNRCTDCKSSRKLETIDQNKISSYTQFQKPSDADVEISRSQVILSNMNRIQSPDSIDIQKNSPDYDLISPENGITAHVQDSITGTLPHPSKSDKLLTYKKNQSYYLYSQISDDSENNQLNEQTSTNNEVQFVPSVRFKLTNENDKQRIINTYRINKDDFNNGDEYRNPIPGENRNTVDSSLSVPQFNKIRLGKVSTLYNGPSSYNAPQKTAVNNKQGKQFWNSRIEDFDTESYN from the exons ATGCTACCAGTCCCAGGGAACCCGGGAAATGATTACCCAACCCTTGATACAATACCAAAAACATCATTCAGTTGTGCCGGGAAATCACCAG GATATTATGCTGACCCTCAAGCAAATTGCCAAGTATTCAGAGTGTGTACCGCTGGCTCAACATACGGattcaaatcatttttatgTCCAAACG TCAACACAGAAGTCAAACATAATTTGGTAAGTACTCCTTCACcaacaattttatcaaaaacaatagcAATTAAGAGAATAATTGAAGGTGAACAGCCTGGTACTCACAAATCTCGTATCACTTTCAAAACATGGATTCTTAAGCCAAAAAGCTCGAAACTAATT GACTTGGTGTTTTCGTTTCTGGCAGAGTCATTAAATGCAGCTAGACAATATGGTAATATTGCAACACAGAGTACATCACTAACTCAAGCTTCAACTGAGCAACAAGAATTAAAACAAGCAGAAGCACAAACAATATCAAGCGATATAAATCGACATACTTCCTCACAGTTTTCAAGCAACAACAATCTCAGTCACAATATACGTCAGTCAACATCTAAATTACAGCAACAACCAGAAATAACAAACCATAActcacaaaataatttattgaaccGACCCAACATTCCTAAAGCACAAAAATTACAGAAAAGTTCAACACCACTTCAACCCATAAACGCAAAATATTACCAACCAACAAGCACACAAAATTCAAACACGCTTAATCGATTCAAAAGTGAACCAACTCAAATATACAGTGGTCAACTATATCAACTACCAGTACCAGttgtgacacgagaatattACAACTCTCCGAATAGATGTACTGACTGCAAAAGTAGTAGAAAGTTAGAGACCATTGATCAAAACAAAATCAGTAGCTACACTCAGTTTCAAAAACCGTCTGACGCAGATGTAGAAATAAGCCGTTCTCAGGTAATACTTTCTAATATGAATCGGATACAATCACCAGatagtatagatatacagaaAAATTCACCTGATTACGACCTAATAAGCCCAGAAAATGGGATAACAGCTCATGTACAAGATAGCATAACTGGAACACTACCCCATCCTTCAAAAAGTGATAAATTGCTGACGTACAAAAAGAACCAATCTTATTATCTCTATTCACAAATAAGTGACGATAGCGAAAACAACCAACTAAATGAACAAACATCAACAAACAATGAGGTACAATTTGTTCCTTCCGTTCGTTTTAAATTGACAAATGAAAATGACAAACAGAGAATAATTAACACCTACAGAATTAACAAAGATGATTTCAATAATGGTGATGAATATAGAAATCCAATCCCAGGAGAAAATAGAAATACTGTAGATAGCTCATTAAGTGTTccgcaatttaataaaatacgacTAGGTAAAGTCAGCACTCTGTATAATGGACCTTCGTCATACAATGCTCCTCAAAAAACAGCAGTAAACAATAAACAAGGTAAACAGTTTTGGAATTCAAGAATAGAAGATTTTGATACTGAA AGTTATAATTAA